One stretch of Rhodoferax lithotrophicus DNA includes these proteins:
- the cysW gene encoding sulfate ABC transporter permease subunit CysW: MSTPTVRSAYAGTTEPTWVRWSLIGLALGFVFLFLLLPLAAVFTEALRKGLPAALEALREPDAWSAIRLTLVTAAVAVPLNLVFGVAAAWAVAKYEFKGKAFLTTLIDLPFSVSPVVAGLIYVLMFGAQGWIGPWLAEHNIKIVFAVPGIILATVFVTFPFIARELIPLMQAQGTDEEQAAIVLGATGWQTFWHVTLPNIKWGLVYGVILCNARAMGEFGAVSVVSGHIRGQTNTLPLHVEILYNEYQSVAAFAVASLLALLALLTLLIKSVVEWQFERDQKAAAELSPERPTV, translated from the coding sequence ATGAGCACGCCTACCGTTCGCAGCGCCTATGCGGGCACCACGGAGCCAACCTGGGTGCGCTGGTCACTGATTGGGCTGGCCCTGGGGTTTGTCTTCCTTTTTCTGCTGTTACCGCTGGCAGCGGTGTTCACCGAAGCCCTGCGCAAAGGTCTGCCCGCTGCGCTGGAGGCTCTGCGTGAGCCCGATGCCTGGAGCGCGATTCGCCTGACCCTGGTCACCGCCGCCGTGGCCGTGCCACTGAACCTGGTGTTTGGCGTGGCGGCGGCTTGGGCCGTGGCCAAATACGAGTTCAAGGGCAAAGCCTTTTTGACCACGCTGATTGACCTGCCGTTCTCAGTCTCACCAGTGGTGGCGGGCCTGATTTATGTGCTGATGTTTGGCGCGCAGGGCTGGATTGGCCCGTGGCTGGCTGAACACAACATCAAAATTGTGTTTGCCGTGCCCGGCATCATTTTGGCCACGGTGTTTGTGACCTTTCCGTTCATTGCCAGAGAGCTGATTCCGCTGATGCAGGCGCAAGGCACCGACGAAGAGCAGGCGGCTATTGTGCTGGGGGCCACCGGCTGGCAAACCTTCTGGCATGTGACGCTGCCCAACATCAAGTGGGGCTTGGTGTATGGCGTGATTTTGTGTAATGCCCGCGCCATGGGGGAGTTTGGTGCGGTGTCGGTGGTGTCGGGGCACATTCGTGGGCAGACCAACACCTTGCCATTACATGTGGAGATTTTGTACAACGAATACCAATCTGTGGCCGCTTTTGCCGTTGCGTCCTTGCTGGCCCTGCTGGCCTTGCTCACTTTATTGATCAAATCGGTGGTCGAGTGGCAGTTTGAGCGGGATCAGAAAGCCGCTGCCGAACTGTCACCTGAACGGCCAACGGTTTGA